The genomic stretch ACAGGTAATCCAGCACCTGACGGACGGACTCGGCGTAGATCATCTTTGTTGTCAGCGCGTCGTAGAGTTCCATGGTGTCCAGGGCTTCCTTGGCGTATTGCCCGGCAGGGACGGTTTCCGGTGTACCGATGCCAATGCTCTGCACGCCGTTTCCTTTCAGGTCATCCACGCTGGTCACATTGGCAGGGTTGTCCTTCGGTGTTGCCAGTACGAGTGAGTTGCGAGCGAAAACCACCACTGCGGATTCGTCTGCAAATCCTTTGCTAACCGCTTTCTTCATCCATTTCGGATTGGCGGAAGCGTAGACGTCCACCGGCGCTCCCTGTTGAATCTGACGATACAGCGCGCCGGATGAGGCGAAGTTCATGATGACATTGACGCCGGGATGCTGTGCTTCGAAGGCGGGTTCGATGTCGCTGAAGGCATCGGTGAGGCTGGCAGCGGCGGAAACGATCAGCTCCCGGGCATGGGAGGTGGCCGGGACCGCGGTTACCATGGTCAAGGCGATGAGTATGTAGAGAATTCGAGAAAGCATAAGTGTCTCCTTGTTGGGATTAACAGCGTGGTTTCAAGAGTTTGCTGGTGGTCATCAGTATGATGACGCAAACAATGCTGATGATCAGGACCAATGAATTAGCCAATGCGTCATTTCCGGCCTGCACCGCGGAATACACGGCCAGGGAAAGAGTCTGGGTACGGCCCGGGAGATTGCCGGCGACCATGAGAGTCGCGCCGAATTCGCCCATGGCCCGGGCAAATGCAAGCATGCCTCCAGAGAGAATGCCGCGAAATGCAATGGGCAGTGACACACGCAGAAAAACCGCCAGCTCGTTTTGTCCCAATGTCCGGGCAGCATCTTCATACTGCCTGCTGACACTTTCCAGAGCGGCTCGTGCTGATTTGAAAACAAGGGGAAAGGCGACCACGGTTGCGGCGATG from Pseudodesulfovibrio profundus encodes the following:
- the modB gene encoding molybdate ABC transporter permease subunit → MNIAWINITEPAFLDPLLLTLKVAGLATFMSLILGVAAAYALARWRFFGRDFVDAVCTLPMVMPPTVLGYYLLVFIGRRGVVGQWLQETFGITLMFTWQGAVIAATVVAFPLVFKSARAALESVSRQYEDAARTLGQNELAVFLRVSLPIAFRGILSGGMLAFARAMGEFGATLMVAGNLPGRTQTLSLAVYSAVQAGNDALANSLVLIISIVCVIILMTTSKLLKPRC
- the modA gene encoding molybdate ABC transporter substrate-binding protein, with the protein product MLSRILYILIALTMVTAVPATSHARELIVSAAASLTDAFSDIEPAFEAQHPGVNVIMNFASSGALYRQIQQGAPVDVYASANPKWMKKAVSKGFADESAVVVFARNSLVLATPKDNPANVTSVDDLKGNGVQSIGIGTPETVPAGQYAKEALDTMELYDALTTKMIYAESVRQVLDYLSRGEVDCGFVYRTDAVKADDTVSIITEIPLKAPVSYPIASLKNAEESKLAEDFVAFVQSEAGIKLLEGRGFKKP